The following proteins come from a genomic window of Flavobacteriaceae bacterium MAR_2010_188:
- a CDS encoding oxidoreductase alpha (molybdopterin) subunit — MENEFKRKISVRGPEDFRDLEFKDPVTHAAGKIAIKETIKHTFKEMGIVDSMRALFTINQKDGFDCPSCAWPDPEKPSPIGEYCESGAKALADESTHSKIGAKFFSEYSVEELSNLSDFQLNKFGRLVDPLILRKGSIYYEPITWEDVYKTISQQLKELDTPDEAIFYTSGRSSNEAAFLYGMFIRAYGTNNMPDCSNMCHESSGVALSETLGIGKGTTTLEDMYEAEVIIIAGQNPGTNHPRMMSALEKCKNNGGYIISVNPLEETGLVNFKNPQNVTGLVGGGVDIADLHFAININQDIPLVKLILKKLADLDAIDKSVFDHEFLKEYTQGYQALIEDLKSFDESELLRMTGVSEEIVDEAVKVLSKKTKIIVCWAMGLTQHKNAVETIKEYINLLLLKGAIGKENCGSCPIRGHSNVQGDRSVGIQHFVDKDLNERIEKHMGFTPPAHKGVDVVESMEKMHKGEAKFFMSLGGNFVMACSDTDYTAEAIQGCEMTVQISTKLNRSHLVTGKTALVLPTFGRSEKDEKDGKTRFLTTENSMGRVRQSKGILKPASDNIKSEPEIIGGLADTFFGGNHPVDWKKMGEDYELIREKIDLVAKGFENTSERSKGVGYYLPNNARVRDFSALPNGKAQLTLNNLPDHRLEDDELLLMTIRSHDQFNTTIYGMDDRYRGVYNERRVLFMNPKDIEERDLEKFDVVDLSSTYDEKKRTAYNFKVLPYKIPVGNVAAYFPETNPLVPYNHYSDKSNTPISKSVKIRIHKKVEENVS, encoded by the coding sequence ATGGAGAATGAATTTAAGAGAAAAATTTCGGTAAGAGGCCCAGAAGATTTTCGGGATTTAGAATTTAAAGACCCTGTGACCCATGCTGCGGGCAAGATTGCAATAAAAGAAACCATTAAACATACGTTTAAGGAAATGGGTATCGTGGATTCTATGCGCGCCCTTTTCACGATTAATCAAAAAGACGGGTTTGATTGCCCAAGTTGTGCTTGGCCAGATCCCGAAAAACCATCACCAATCGGTGAATATTGTGAAAGCGGGGCAAAAGCCTTGGCAGATGAATCTACCCATTCTAAAATAGGCGCTAAATTCTTCTCTGAATATTCAGTTGAAGAACTTTCTAATTTATCAGACTTTCAACTTAATAAATTTGGAAGATTGGTTGACCCGTTAATTTTAAGAAAAGGTAGTATTTATTACGAGCCGATTACTTGGGAAGATGTCTATAAAACAATTTCTCAACAGTTAAAAGAGCTAGACACCCCAGATGAAGCTATTTTCTATACTTCTGGCCGCTCTAGTAATGAAGCCGCATTTTTATACGGAATGTTTATACGCGCTTATGGCACCAACAACATGCCCGATTGTAGTAATATGTGCCATGAGTCGAGTGGGGTGGCGCTATCCGAAACTTTAGGAATAGGAAAAGGCACTACCACTTTAGAAGATATGTATGAAGCCGAAGTGATTATCATTGCCGGACAAAATCCGGGTACCAATCACCCACGGATGATGTCTGCCTTAGAAAAATGCAAAAACAACGGCGGTTATATTATTAGCGTTAATCCGCTTGAAGAAACGGGACTAGTTAATTTTAAAAACCCACAGAATGTAACCGGATTGGTAGGCGGAGGAGTGGACATTGCCGATCTTCATTTTGCGATAAATATCAACCAGGATATTCCGTTGGTTAAATTAATATTGAAGAAGTTGGCCGACCTAGATGCCATCGATAAATCGGTATTCGACCATGAATTCTTAAAAGAATATACTCAAGGTTATCAAGCTTTGATTGAAGATTTAAAATCATTTGATGAGAGCGAACTTTTAAGGATGACTGGGGTTAGCGAAGAGATAGTTGATGAAGCGGTTAAGGTTCTTTCAAAAAAGACTAAAATAATCGTGTGCTGGGCGATGGGCCTAACCCAACATAAAAATGCGGTCGAAACTATTAAGGAATACATTAACCTATTATTGCTTAAAGGCGCGATTGGTAAAGAAAATTGCGGCAGTTGCCCAATCCGCGGACATAGTAATGTACAAGGAGACCGAAGTGTTGGTATTCAACATTTTGTGGATAAGGATTTAAATGAAAGAATCGAAAAGCATATGGGTTTTACACCACCAGCTCATAAAGGAGTCGATGTGGTTGAATCCATGGAAAAAATGCACAAAGGCGAAGCCAAGTTTTTTATGTCTTTGGGCGGCAATTTTGTAATGGCCTGCTCAGATACAGATTACACAGCAGAAGCAATACAGGGTTGCGAAATGACAGTACAGATTAGTACAAAATTAAATCGCTCTCATTTAGTAACCGGAAAAACAGCGCTTGTTTTACCAACTTTTGGACGTTCAGAAAAGGATGAAAAAGATGGTAAAACGAGATTCTTAACTACCGAAAATAGTATGGGTAGGGTTAGACAATCTAAGGGTATTTTAAAACCCGCTTCAGATAATATAAAAAGCGAACCAGAAATAATCGGCGGTTTGGCAGACACCTTCTTTGGAGGAAATCATCCCGTTGACTGGAAAAAAATGGGTGAGGATTACGAGCTGATTAGAGAAAAAATTGACTTGGTAGCCAAAGGATTCGAAAACACCTCCGAACGTTCTAAAGGTGTGGGCTATTATTTGCCAAATAACGCAAGAGTTAGGGATTTCAGCGCTTTGCCAAATGGAAAAGCGCAACTTACCTTAAACAATCTTCCCGACCATCGATTGGAAGATGATGAATTGCTATTGATGACGATTCGTTCCCACGATCAATTCAACACTACTATTTATGGAATGGATGACCGATATCGTGGTGTTTATAATGAAAGACGAGTGCTATTCATGAACCCAAAGGATATCGAGGAACGGGATTTAGAAAAATTTGATGTTGTAGATTTGAGCAGCACTTACGATGAAAAGAAACGTACTGCGTATAATTTTAAAGTGCTTCCTTATAAAATCCCGGTTGGGAATGTCGCGGCATATTTCCCAGAAACCAATCCGTTGGTTCCTTATAATCATTACTCAGACAAAAGTAATACGCCGATTAGCAAATCAGTAAAAATCAGAATTCATAAGAAAGTTGAAGAAAATGTTTCCTAA
- a CDS encoding Caspase domain-containing protein, with amino-acid sequence MNTSFDNAYALLIGVGDPDLPTVLDAQAISNLLSDPEYAGYKDENIIMVSGEDATRDNILGALDKLIEKTDEDSSVMIYYSGHGGTYTDNDLISFTKSDEPKKSDEENQTHFFLQPVDIDVDRIKETWVKAEEFKERIQALKSRKQILFLDCCHAEGMTKSSVSLNGGKAKSNKKNKLTSPEGLAKKLDNEKGICIISSCKDDQLSWSMDGDTNSLFTLCLLEVLRGEHNADFNQPYVTMTDTVKYIMNRVPERQPAQTPFANLQIYSDFILSRIPAYVKQQNGSEKLSINNEPEENLTKDSASFESNFRKTETAKNLLIFVHGFSGQGNETFGKIPKLITEDSDLKGWDIIPFGYSKYADPDLGKNVWASLYNINHAADNLTASIKYQYQQYNRIALVSHGLGGLVVQKSILDLAEKDLNRITHVLLFASPNNGVPKDVIEELNDPKLKELSEDSDFISGIRKKWNTQLGHDLPFKFKTIAATNDEYIPVSSSLEVFDKKYQVVVGGNHFSIVDVNNKENDSYELIVNELTDNEFYHQYTSKEEINNLLGEYESVVQELLPQKDSLNIKGLRNLTFALEGLDRGTEVLDILNNHPLAKDNSDLLGILGGRYKRLFLKTYNNEHGQKALDFYRRGLEISKQKDNTEQIYYHAINLAFLSLIFEEDKSAMREYATVALDAATNDPFDSLWKKSTLAEANLYLGKFEDAKDFYGSSAAMGGVRDKISIYTNAFAAYSNLMKTTSDDDNFIKFLKETFLK; translated from the coding sequence ATGAACACTTCCTTCGATAATGCCTATGCCTTGCTAATAGGCGTTGGCGACCCAGATTTGCCAACCGTCTTAGATGCACAGGCGATTTCAAATTTATTGTCTGACCCAGAGTATGCGGGCTATAAAGATGAAAATATTATCATGGTTTCGGGTGAAGATGCTACCCGAGATAATATTCTCGGAGCTTTGGATAAGCTAATTGAGAAAACTGACGAAGATTCTTCGGTGATGATTTATTATTCTGGGCACGGAGGCACTTATACCGACAACGACCTTATATCATTCACCAAAAGTGACGAACCAAAGAAGAGTGATGAAGAGAACCAAACCCACTTCTTTTTACAGCCGGTGGATATTGACGTTGATAGAATTAAAGAAACTTGGGTAAAGGCGGAAGAATTCAAGGAAAGGATTCAAGCTTTAAAATCAAGGAAGCAAATCTTGTTTCTAGATTGCTGTCATGCTGAGGGAATGACCAAATCTTCAGTTTCTTTAAATGGTGGCAAGGCTAAAAGCAACAAGAAGAATAAATTAACAAGCCCGGAAGGTCTCGCCAAGAAATTAGATAACGAAAAGGGAATCTGTATCATTTCATCTTGCAAGGACGACCAACTTTCGTGGTCAATGGATGGAGACACCAATAGTTTATTCACCTTATGTCTGTTAGAAGTTTTGCGTGGAGAACATAACGCAGATTTTAATCAGCCTTATGTTACCATGACCGATACGGTGAAGTATATTATGAATCGGGTTCCAGAACGACAACCGGCTCAAACCCCATTTGCGAATTTGCAAATTTACAGCGATTTTATACTGAGTAGAATTCCAGCTTATGTAAAACAGCAGAACGGTTCAGAAAAACTTTCAATTAACAACGAACCAGAAGAAAACCTTACCAAAGACTCAGCTTCCTTTGAAAGTAATTTCAGAAAAACTGAAACGGCGAAAAACTTACTGATTTTCGTTCATGGGTTCTCTGGTCAAGGAAATGAAACTTTTGGAAAAATACCAAAACTGATTACCGAAGACTCAGACCTTAAGGGTTGGGATATTATTCCATTTGGTTATTCAAAATATGCCGACCCAGATTTGGGCAAAAACGTTTGGGCTTCACTGTACAACATAAACCATGCGGCCGATAATCTTACGGCGTCTATAAAATACCAATACCAACAGTACAATCGGATTGCCTTGGTTTCTCATGGTTTGGGCGGACTAGTGGTTCAAAAATCGATATTGGATTTAGCCGAAAAAGACTTAAATAGAATCACTCATGTTTTGCTTTTTGCCTCTCCCAATAACGGGGTGCCAAAAGATGTGATTGAGGAATTGAATGATCCTAAATTGAAAGAACTTTCAGAGGATTCAGATTTTATAAGCGGTATCAGAAAGAAATGGAATACCCAATTGGGACACGATTTACCGTTTAAGTTTAAAACAATTGCGGCAACAAATGATGAATATATTCCGGTATCCTCGAGCTTAGAAGTTTTCGATAAAAAATACCAAGTTGTGGTCGGCGGCAACCATTTTTCTATTGTTGATGTAAACAATAAAGAGAATGATTCTTATGAATTGATTGTTAATGAATTAACGGATAATGAATTCTATCATCAATACACATCCAAAGAGGAAATAAACAACTTGCTCGGTGAGTATGAAAGTGTGGTGCAAGAACTCTTACCACAGAAAGATTCGCTCAATATTAAAGGTCTTAGAAACCTCACTTTTGCCCTTGAAGGATTAGACCGAGGCACCGAGGTGCTAGATATATTGAATAACCATCCATTGGCAAAAGACAATTCTGACTTATTAGGAATCTTAGGTGGAAGATATAAGCGCTTATTTCTTAAAACATATAATAACGAACATGGTCAAAAAGCGTTAGATTTTTACCGTCGCGGATTAGAAATCTCCAAACAAAAGGATAATACAGAACAGATTTATTACCATGCTATTAATCTAGCGTTTTTGAGTTTGATTTTTGAAGAGGACAAATCTGCCATGCGCGAATACGCCACGGTTGCTTTAGATGCGGCAACCAACGACCCATTTGACAGTCTTTGGAAGAAATCGACCTTAGCCGAAGCAAACCTGTACTTAGGTAAATTTGAAGATGCCAAGGATTTCTACGGTAGTTCTGCTGCAATGGGCGGAGTTCGGGATAAAATTTCAATCTATACCAATGCTTTTGCCGCCTATTCTAACTTAATGAAAACCACAAGCGATGACGACAACTTCATTAAGTTTTTAAAAGAAACCTTTCTTAAGTAA